One window of the Salvelinus fontinalis isolate EN_2023a chromosome 2, ASM2944872v1, whole genome shotgun sequence genome contains the following:
- the LOC129819600 gene encoding HMG box transcription factor BBX-like isoform X4, with the protein MRLTTAQLEHHALVTFTFWVACCRLGNAMKGGGRGKEPPVEVEVSGKRPKRKCLQWHPLLSKKALDFSEEEEEEDEEELEKPLLVRESRGPEVACGGPMEVEEDSSEQRARRPMNAFLLFCKRHRSLVRQEHPRLDNRGATKILADWWAVLEPKEKQKYTDMAKEYKDAFMKANPGYKWCPTTNKPVKSPCHTVSNARKKVWSFPSNSPKGCATAKRVLKTDSTPQLNFAMADPTKMGGLSMLLLAGEHALTAREISSSSSKSGATDVTKHPENSSLFQLAEISSSTLQPSLTDTAGEGKPLSRGDQAETWSGTSQQGKSDVPKDKSPLFQLAEQISSDSSQSTAPEGKQCSQSALFQLAEMCLASEAGKMETQDDTCAPHIKTETVVKENTGGNITDFPLSSPPSSSASSSSTPTNASPPLLSGQAASVKKKKKKKEATAREPPKAVDKDKIPRPGSPKKTLKKRPSSESELESLLYTIEAVAKGAWGDAEEDIPKKKASTTVVTIPREPSSPKKKSKAKRPLKAKEEDEMEEDGRRTEVPSIVETAANLASPKTEAGEASIGSTPDPLGSTEKHNAPPSPPHIKHKVEEKQREAEANAEGCGSRKSERSCKGALYKTLVSEGMLTSLRANVDRGKRGSFRSGSDEGGWTDETWAFSQMGPTNPKKLKKSKSKDETAPGLGKLEEEFEKKFNSLPQYSPLTFDKKSTTVTKKKKTDVSTAPEEQPPKPAKDIAMHSDSPMSDSAAKAKQTPAPCATATPSPEAMGTSASMPVGSQKRKARKSKITHLVRSADGRVSPAEEDKVRDLTPEQDDKPLPRETLCNETECYSAPKQEEADRSSAPEVLPAFFSLSALAEVAAMENIHRGQRVIGDSQKEMAQTPVLISCADQ; encoded by the exons CCATTGCTGGTCAGGGAGAGCCGGGGGCCGGAGGTGGCATGCGGGGGGCccatggaggtggaggaggactcTTCAGAGCAGCGGGCCCGCCGGCCCATGAACGCCTTCCTGCTATTTTGCAAGCGTCACCGTTCACTGGTGAGGCAGGAGCACCCTCGGCTGGACAACCGCGGTGCCACcaagatcctggctgactggtggGCTGTGTTGGAGCCCAAAGAGAAACAGAAGTACACGGACATGGCCAAGGAG TACAAAGATGCCTTCATGAAGGCTAACCCAGGCTACAAGTGGTGCCCCACCACCAACAAGCCAGTCAAGAGCCCCTGCCACACTGTCAGCAACGCACGCAAAAAAGTCTGGTCCTTCCCTTCCAACTCTCCTAAGGGTTGTGCCACTGCCAAGAGAGTGCTCAAGACTGACAGCACACCACAGCTTAATTTCGCCATGGCAG ATCCCACAAAGATGGGTGGTCTAAGCATGCTACTGTTGGCTGGGGAGCATGCCCTTACTGCCAGAGAG ATTTCCTCCAGTTCTTCAAAGTCTGGAGCCACAGATGTCACAAAGCACCCTGAGAACTCCTCCCTATTCCAACTTGCTGAG ATCTCCTCTAGCACGCTTCAGCCCAGTTTAACGGACACAGCTGGCGAGGGGAAGCCCTTGAGTCGGGGGGACCAGGCAGAA ACGTGGTCTGGCACCTCACAGCAGGGAAAGTCTGACGTACCCAAGGACAAGTCCCCTCTTTTTCAACTGGCAGAG CAGATCTCCTCTGATTCAAGCCAGTCGACTGCACCGGAGGGAAAGCAGTGTAGCCAGTCGGCTCTCTTCCAGCTCGCTGAG ATGTGTTTGGCCTCCGAGGCAGGGAAGATGGAGACACAGGACGATACCTGTGCCCCACACATCAAAACTGAGACGGTGGTCAAGGAGAACACTGGGGGCAACATCACCGattttcctctttcctctcccccgtCTTCCTCCGCTTCTTCCTCCTCCACGCCCACCAACGCCAGTCCCCCGCTGCTCAGCGGCCAAGCAGCCAGCgtcaaaaagaagaagaagaagaaagaagcTACTGCCAGAGAGCCACCCAAAGCGGTGGACAAAGACAAGATCCCTCGTCCGGGCTCGCCCAAAAAGACCCTCAAAAAGCGACCATCGTCTGAGTCTGAGTTGGAGAGCCTCCTCTACACTATCGAGGCCGTGGCTAAAGGGGCCTGGGGCGACGCCGAGGAGGATATACCCAAGAAGAAGGCTAGCACCACCGTCGTTACCATTCCAAGAGAGCCCAGCTCACCCAAAAAGAAGTCCAAAGCCAAGAGGCCCCTGAAGGCTAAGGAAGAGGATGAGATGGAGGAGGATGGAAGGCGCACAGAGGTGCCATCGATAGTGGAGACGGCAGCGAATCTAGCAAGCCCCAAGACAGAGGCTGGGGAGGCCAGCATCGGTAGCACCCCGGACCCCCTGGGCAGCACGGAGAAGCACAACGCCCCTCCCAGTCCCCCGCACATCAAGCACAAAGTCGAGGAGAAGCAGAGGGAAGCGGAGGCCAATGCTGAAGGGTGTGGCTCCAGGAAGTCTGAGAGAAGCTGCAAGGGGGCGCTGTACAAGACCCTGGTGTCGGAAGGGATGCTGACCTCACTGAGGGCCAACGTGGACAGAG GCAAAAGAGGCTCTTTTCGAAGTGGATCTGATGAAGGGGGCTGGACTGACGAGACCTGGGCTTTCTCACAGATGGGACCCACTAATCCCAAGAAGCTAAAGAAGTCAAAATCCAAAGACGAGACGGCGCCAGG TTTGGGGAAACTGGAGGAGGAGTTTGAGAAGAAGTTCAACAGCCTGCCGCAGTACAGCCCTCTGACGTTCGACAAGAAAAGCACCACCGTCACCAAGAAGAAGAAAACAGACGTTAGCACCGCACCGGAGGAACAACCCCCAAAACCTGCCAAGG ACATAGCGATGCATAGTGACTCCCCCATGTCAGACTCGGCTGCCAAGGCCAAGCAGACCCCCGCCCCATGTGCCACCGCCACGCCTTCCCCAGAGGCCATGGGAACTAGCGCTAGCATGCCGGTGGGCAGCCAGAAGAGGAAGGCTAGGAAGAGCAAAATAACCCACCTGGTGCGCTCGGCCGACGGCAGGGTGTCCCCAGCAGAGG AGGACAAAGTCAGGGACCTGACCCCGGAGCAGGACGACAAGCCATTACCCCGAGAGACTTTATGCAACGAAACAGAGTGCTACAGTGCACCCAAGCAGGAGGAAGCAGATAGAAGCAGTGCACCCGAAGTCCTGCCCGCCTTCTTTAGCCTGTCTGCCCTTGCCGAGGTGGCAGCCATGGAGAATATTCACAG AGGCCAGCGTGTGATTGGCGACAGCCAGAAGGAAATGGCCCAGACCCCTGTCCTCATCTCCTGCGCTGACCAATGA
- the LOC129819600 gene encoding HMG box transcription factor BBX-like isoform X1: MRLTTAQLEHHALVTFTFWVACCRLGNAMKGGGRGKEPPVEVEVSGKRPKRKCLQWHPLLSKKALDFSEEEEEEDEEELEKPLLVRESRGPEVACGGPMEVEEDSSEQRARRPMNAFLLFCKRHRSLVRQEHPRLDNRGATKILADWWAVLEPKEKQKYTDMAKEYKDAFMKANPGYKWCPTTNKPVKSPCHTVSNARKKVWSFPSNSPKGCATAKRVLKTDSTPQLNFAMADPTKMGGLSMLLLAGEHALTAREISSSSSKSGATDVTKHPENSSLFQLAEISSSTLQPSLTDTAGEGKPLSRGDQAETWSGTSQQGKSDVPKDKSPLFQLAEQISSDSSQSTAPEGKQCSQSALFQLAEMCLASEAGKMETQDDTCAPHIKTETVVKENTGGNITDFPLSSPPSSSASSSSTPTNASPPLLSGQAASVKKKKKKKEATAREPPKAVDKDKIPRPGSPKKTLKKRPSSESELESLLYTIEAVAKGAWGDAEEDIPKKKASTTVVTIPREPSSPKKKSKAKRPLKAKEEDEMEEDGRRTEVPSIVETAANLASPKTEAGEASIGSTPDPLGSTEKHNAPPSPPHIKHKVEEKQREAEANAEGCGSRKSERSCKGALYKTLVSEGMLTSLRANVDRGKRGSFRSGSDEGGWTDETWAFSQMGPTNPKKLKKSKSKDETAPGLGKLEEEFEKKFNSLPQYSPLTFDKKSTTVTKKKKTDVSTAPEEQPPKPAKGPSSSQKKTLFHKIVSKYKQKKEKPNTVDKDIAMHSDSPMSDSAAKAKQTPAPCATATPSPEAMGTSASMPVGSQKRKARKSKITHLVRSADGRVSPAEEDKVRDLTPEQDDKPLPRETLCNETECYSAPKQEEADRSSAPEVLPAFFSLSALAEVAAMENIHRGQRVIGDSQKEMAQTPVLISCADQ, encoded by the exons CCATTGCTGGTCAGGGAGAGCCGGGGGCCGGAGGTGGCATGCGGGGGGCccatggaggtggaggaggactcTTCAGAGCAGCGGGCCCGCCGGCCCATGAACGCCTTCCTGCTATTTTGCAAGCGTCACCGTTCACTGGTGAGGCAGGAGCACCCTCGGCTGGACAACCGCGGTGCCACcaagatcctggctgactggtggGCTGTGTTGGAGCCCAAAGAGAAACAGAAGTACACGGACATGGCCAAGGAG TACAAAGATGCCTTCATGAAGGCTAACCCAGGCTACAAGTGGTGCCCCACCACCAACAAGCCAGTCAAGAGCCCCTGCCACACTGTCAGCAACGCACGCAAAAAAGTCTGGTCCTTCCCTTCCAACTCTCCTAAGGGTTGTGCCACTGCCAAGAGAGTGCTCAAGACTGACAGCACACCACAGCTTAATTTCGCCATGGCAG ATCCCACAAAGATGGGTGGTCTAAGCATGCTACTGTTGGCTGGGGAGCATGCCCTTACTGCCAGAGAG ATTTCCTCCAGTTCTTCAAAGTCTGGAGCCACAGATGTCACAAAGCACCCTGAGAACTCCTCCCTATTCCAACTTGCTGAG ATCTCCTCTAGCACGCTTCAGCCCAGTTTAACGGACACAGCTGGCGAGGGGAAGCCCTTGAGTCGGGGGGACCAGGCAGAA ACGTGGTCTGGCACCTCACAGCAGGGAAAGTCTGACGTACCCAAGGACAAGTCCCCTCTTTTTCAACTGGCAGAG CAGATCTCCTCTGATTCAAGCCAGTCGACTGCACCGGAGGGAAAGCAGTGTAGCCAGTCGGCTCTCTTCCAGCTCGCTGAG ATGTGTTTGGCCTCCGAGGCAGGGAAGATGGAGACACAGGACGATACCTGTGCCCCACACATCAAAACTGAGACGGTGGTCAAGGAGAACACTGGGGGCAACATCACCGattttcctctttcctctcccccgtCTTCCTCCGCTTCTTCCTCCTCCACGCCCACCAACGCCAGTCCCCCGCTGCTCAGCGGCCAAGCAGCCAGCgtcaaaaagaagaagaagaagaaagaagcTACTGCCAGAGAGCCACCCAAAGCGGTGGACAAAGACAAGATCCCTCGTCCGGGCTCGCCCAAAAAGACCCTCAAAAAGCGACCATCGTCTGAGTCTGAGTTGGAGAGCCTCCTCTACACTATCGAGGCCGTGGCTAAAGGGGCCTGGGGCGACGCCGAGGAGGATATACCCAAGAAGAAGGCTAGCACCACCGTCGTTACCATTCCAAGAGAGCCCAGCTCACCCAAAAAGAAGTCCAAAGCCAAGAGGCCCCTGAAGGCTAAGGAAGAGGATGAGATGGAGGAGGATGGAAGGCGCACAGAGGTGCCATCGATAGTGGAGACGGCAGCGAATCTAGCAAGCCCCAAGACAGAGGCTGGGGAGGCCAGCATCGGTAGCACCCCGGACCCCCTGGGCAGCACGGAGAAGCACAACGCCCCTCCCAGTCCCCCGCACATCAAGCACAAAGTCGAGGAGAAGCAGAGGGAAGCGGAGGCCAATGCTGAAGGGTGTGGCTCCAGGAAGTCTGAGAGAAGCTGCAAGGGGGCGCTGTACAAGACCCTGGTGTCGGAAGGGATGCTGACCTCACTGAGGGCCAACGTGGACAGAG GCAAAAGAGGCTCTTTTCGAAGTGGATCTGATGAAGGGGGCTGGACTGACGAGACCTGGGCTTTCTCACAGATGGGACCCACTAATCCCAAGAAGCTAAAGAAGTCAAAATCCAAAGACGAGACGGCGCCAGG TTTGGGGAAACTGGAGGAGGAGTTTGAGAAGAAGTTCAACAGCCTGCCGCAGTACAGCCCTCTGACGTTCGACAAGAAAAGCACCACCGTCACCAAGAAGAAGAAAACAGACGTTAGCACCGCACCGGAGGAACAACCCCCAAAACCTGCCAAGG GTCCATCTTCATCTCAGAAAAAGACTTTATTCCACAAGATTGTTAGCAAGTACAAGCAGAAAAAGGAGAAACCCAATACTGTGGACAAAG ACATAGCGATGCATAGTGACTCCCCCATGTCAGACTCGGCTGCCAAGGCCAAGCAGACCCCCGCCCCATGTGCCACCGCCACGCCTTCCCCAGAGGCCATGGGAACTAGCGCTAGCATGCCGGTGGGCAGCCAGAAGAGGAAGGCTAGGAAGAGCAAAATAACCCACCTGGTGCGCTCGGCCGACGGCAGGGTGTCCCCAGCAGAGG AGGACAAAGTCAGGGACCTGACCCCGGAGCAGGACGACAAGCCATTACCCCGAGAGACTTTATGCAACGAAACAGAGTGCTACAGTGCACCCAAGCAGGAGGAAGCAGATAGAAGCAGTGCACCCGAAGTCCTGCCCGCCTTCTTTAGCCTGTCTGCCCTTGCCGAGGTGGCAGCCATGGAGAATATTCACAG AGGCCAGCGTGTGATTGGCGACAGCCAGAAGGAAATGGCCCAGACCCCTGTCCTCATCTCCTGCGCTGACCAATGA
- the LOC129819600 gene encoding HMG box transcription factor BBX-like isoform X3 — protein MKGGGRGKEPPVEVEVSGKRPKRKCLQWHPLLSKKALDFSEEEEEEDEEELEKPLLVRESRGPEVACGGPMEVEEDSSEQRARRPMNAFLLFCKRHRSLVRQEHPRLDNRGATKILADWWAVLEPKEKQKYTDMAKEYKDAFMKANPGYKWCPTTNKPVKSPCHTVSNARKKVWSFPSNSPKGCATAKRVLKTDSTPQLNFAMADPTKMGGLSMLLLAGEHALTAREISSSSSKSGATDVTKHPENSSLFQLAEISSSTLQPSLTDTAGEGKPLSRGDQAETWSGTSQQGKSDVPKDKSPLFQLAEQISSDSSQSTAPEGKQCSQSALFQLAEMCLASEAGKMETQDDTCAPHIKTETVVKENTGGNITDFPLSSPPSSSASSSSTPTNASPPLLSGQAASVKKKKKKKEATAREPPKAVDKDKIPRPGSPKKTLKKRPSSESELESLLYTIEAVAKGAWGDAEEDIPKKKASTTVVTIPREPSSPKKKSKAKRPLKAKEEDEMEEDGRRTEVPSIVETAANLASPKTEAGEASIGSTPDPLGSTEKHNAPPSPPHIKHKVEEKQREAEANAEGCGSRKSERSCKGALYKTLVSEGMLTSLRANVDRGKRGSFRSGSDEGGWTDETWAFSQMGPTNPKKLKKSKSKDETAPGLGKLEEEFEKKFNSLPQYSPLTFDKKSTTVTKKKKTDVSTAPEEQPPKPAKGPSSSQKKTLFHKIVSKYKQKKEKPNTVDKDIAMHSDSPMSDSAAKAKQTPAPCATATPSPEAMGTSASMPVGSQKRKARKSKITHLVRSADGRVSPAEEDKVRDLTPEQDDKPLPRETLCNETECYSAPKQEEADRSSAPEVLPAFFSLSALAEVAAMENIHRGQRVIGDSQKEMAQTPVLISCADQ, from the exons CCATTGCTGGTCAGGGAGAGCCGGGGGCCGGAGGTGGCATGCGGGGGGCccatggaggtggaggaggactcTTCAGAGCAGCGGGCCCGCCGGCCCATGAACGCCTTCCTGCTATTTTGCAAGCGTCACCGTTCACTGGTGAGGCAGGAGCACCCTCGGCTGGACAACCGCGGTGCCACcaagatcctggctgactggtggGCTGTGTTGGAGCCCAAAGAGAAACAGAAGTACACGGACATGGCCAAGGAG TACAAAGATGCCTTCATGAAGGCTAACCCAGGCTACAAGTGGTGCCCCACCACCAACAAGCCAGTCAAGAGCCCCTGCCACACTGTCAGCAACGCACGCAAAAAAGTCTGGTCCTTCCCTTCCAACTCTCCTAAGGGTTGTGCCACTGCCAAGAGAGTGCTCAAGACTGACAGCACACCACAGCTTAATTTCGCCATGGCAG ATCCCACAAAGATGGGTGGTCTAAGCATGCTACTGTTGGCTGGGGAGCATGCCCTTACTGCCAGAGAG ATTTCCTCCAGTTCTTCAAAGTCTGGAGCCACAGATGTCACAAAGCACCCTGAGAACTCCTCCCTATTCCAACTTGCTGAG ATCTCCTCTAGCACGCTTCAGCCCAGTTTAACGGACACAGCTGGCGAGGGGAAGCCCTTGAGTCGGGGGGACCAGGCAGAA ACGTGGTCTGGCACCTCACAGCAGGGAAAGTCTGACGTACCCAAGGACAAGTCCCCTCTTTTTCAACTGGCAGAG CAGATCTCCTCTGATTCAAGCCAGTCGACTGCACCGGAGGGAAAGCAGTGTAGCCAGTCGGCTCTCTTCCAGCTCGCTGAG ATGTGTTTGGCCTCCGAGGCAGGGAAGATGGAGACACAGGACGATACCTGTGCCCCACACATCAAAACTGAGACGGTGGTCAAGGAGAACACTGGGGGCAACATCACCGattttcctctttcctctcccccgtCTTCCTCCGCTTCTTCCTCCTCCACGCCCACCAACGCCAGTCCCCCGCTGCTCAGCGGCCAAGCAGCCAGCgtcaaaaagaagaagaagaagaaagaagcTACTGCCAGAGAGCCACCCAAAGCGGTGGACAAAGACAAGATCCCTCGTCCGGGCTCGCCCAAAAAGACCCTCAAAAAGCGACCATCGTCTGAGTCTGAGTTGGAGAGCCTCCTCTACACTATCGAGGCCGTGGCTAAAGGGGCCTGGGGCGACGCCGAGGAGGATATACCCAAGAAGAAGGCTAGCACCACCGTCGTTACCATTCCAAGAGAGCCCAGCTCACCCAAAAAGAAGTCCAAAGCCAAGAGGCCCCTGAAGGCTAAGGAAGAGGATGAGATGGAGGAGGATGGAAGGCGCACAGAGGTGCCATCGATAGTGGAGACGGCAGCGAATCTAGCAAGCCCCAAGACAGAGGCTGGGGAGGCCAGCATCGGTAGCACCCCGGACCCCCTGGGCAGCACGGAGAAGCACAACGCCCCTCCCAGTCCCCCGCACATCAAGCACAAAGTCGAGGAGAAGCAGAGGGAAGCGGAGGCCAATGCTGAAGGGTGTGGCTCCAGGAAGTCTGAGAGAAGCTGCAAGGGGGCGCTGTACAAGACCCTGGTGTCGGAAGGGATGCTGACCTCACTGAGGGCCAACGTGGACAGAG GCAAAAGAGGCTCTTTTCGAAGTGGATCTGATGAAGGGGGCTGGACTGACGAGACCTGGGCTTTCTCACAGATGGGACCCACTAATCCCAAGAAGCTAAAGAAGTCAAAATCCAAAGACGAGACGGCGCCAGG TTTGGGGAAACTGGAGGAGGAGTTTGAGAAGAAGTTCAACAGCCTGCCGCAGTACAGCCCTCTGACGTTCGACAAGAAAAGCACCACCGTCACCAAGAAGAAGAAAACAGACGTTAGCACCGCACCGGAGGAACAACCCCCAAAACCTGCCAAGG GTCCATCTTCATCTCAGAAAAAGACTTTATTCCACAAGATTGTTAGCAAGTACAAGCAGAAAAAGGAGAAACCCAATACTGTGGACAAAG ACATAGCGATGCATAGTGACTCCCCCATGTCAGACTCGGCTGCCAAGGCCAAGCAGACCCCCGCCCCATGTGCCACCGCCACGCCTTCCCCAGAGGCCATGGGAACTAGCGCTAGCATGCCGGTGGGCAGCCAGAAGAGGAAGGCTAGGAAGAGCAAAATAACCCACCTGGTGCGCTCGGCCGACGGCAGGGTGTCCCCAGCAGAGG AGGACAAAGTCAGGGACCTGACCCCGGAGCAGGACGACAAGCCATTACCCCGAGAGACTTTATGCAACGAAACAGAGTGCTACAGTGCACCCAAGCAGGAGGAAGCAGATAGAAGCAGTGCACCCGAAGTCCTGCCCGCCTTCTTTAGCCTGTCTGCCCTTGCCGAGGTGGCAGCCATGGAGAATATTCACAG AGGCCAGCGTGTGATTGGCGACAGCCAGAAGGAAATGGCCCAGACCCCTGTCCTCATCTCCTGCGCTGACCAATGA
- the LOC129819600 gene encoding HMG box transcription factor BBX-like isoform X2, which produces MRLTTAQLEHHALVTFTFWVACCRLGNAMKGGGRGKEPPVEVEVSGKRPKRKCLQWHPLLSKKALDFSEEEEEEDEEELEKPLLVRESRGPEVACGGPMEVEEDSSEQRARRPMNAFLLFCKRHRSLVRQEHPRLDNRGATKILADWWAVLEPKEKQKYTDMAKEYKDAFMKANPGYKWCPTTNKPVKSPCHTVSNARKKVWSFPSNSPKGCATAKRVLKTDSTPQLNFAMADPTKMGGLSMLLLAGEHALTAREISSSSSKSGATDVTKHPENSSLFQLAEISSSTLQPSLTDTAGEGKPLSRGDQAETWSGTSQQGKSDVPKDKSPLFQLAEISSDSSQSTAPEGKQCSQSALFQLAEMCLASEAGKMETQDDTCAPHIKTETVVKENTGGNITDFPLSSPPSSSASSSSTPTNASPPLLSGQAASVKKKKKKKEATAREPPKAVDKDKIPRPGSPKKTLKKRPSSESELESLLYTIEAVAKGAWGDAEEDIPKKKASTTVVTIPREPSSPKKKSKAKRPLKAKEEDEMEEDGRRTEVPSIVETAANLASPKTEAGEASIGSTPDPLGSTEKHNAPPSPPHIKHKVEEKQREAEANAEGCGSRKSERSCKGALYKTLVSEGMLTSLRANVDRGKRGSFRSGSDEGGWTDETWAFSQMGPTNPKKLKKSKSKDETAPGLGKLEEEFEKKFNSLPQYSPLTFDKKSTTVTKKKKTDVSTAPEEQPPKPAKGPSSSQKKTLFHKIVSKYKQKKEKPNTVDKDIAMHSDSPMSDSAAKAKQTPAPCATATPSPEAMGTSASMPVGSQKRKARKSKITHLVRSADGRVSPAEEDKVRDLTPEQDDKPLPRETLCNETECYSAPKQEEADRSSAPEVLPAFFSLSALAEVAAMENIHRGQRVIGDSQKEMAQTPVLISCADQ; this is translated from the exons CCATTGCTGGTCAGGGAGAGCCGGGGGCCGGAGGTGGCATGCGGGGGGCccatggaggtggaggaggactcTTCAGAGCAGCGGGCCCGCCGGCCCATGAACGCCTTCCTGCTATTTTGCAAGCGTCACCGTTCACTGGTGAGGCAGGAGCACCCTCGGCTGGACAACCGCGGTGCCACcaagatcctggctgactggtggGCTGTGTTGGAGCCCAAAGAGAAACAGAAGTACACGGACATGGCCAAGGAG TACAAAGATGCCTTCATGAAGGCTAACCCAGGCTACAAGTGGTGCCCCACCACCAACAAGCCAGTCAAGAGCCCCTGCCACACTGTCAGCAACGCACGCAAAAAAGTCTGGTCCTTCCCTTCCAACTCTCCTAAGGGTTGTGCCACTGCCAAGAGAGTGCTCAAGACTGACAGCACACCACAGCTTAATTTCGCCATGGCAG ATCCCACAAAGATGGGTGGTCTAAGCATGCTACTGTTGGCTGGGGAGCATGCCCTTACTGCCAGAGAG ATTTCCTCCAGTTCTTCAAAGTCTGGAGCCACAGATGTCACAAAGCACCCTGAGAACTCCTCCCTATTCCAACTTGCTGAG ATCTCCTCTAGCACGCTTCAGCCCAGTTTAACGGACACAGCTGGCGAGGGGAAGCCCTTGAGTCGGGGGGACCAGGCAGAA ACGTGGTCTGGCACCTCACAGCAGGGAAAGTCTGACGTACCCAAGGACAAGTCCCCTCTTTTTCAACTGGCAGAG ATCTCCTCTGATTCAAGCCAGTCGACTGCACCGGAGGGAAAGCAGTGTAGCCAGTCGGCTCTCTTCCAGCTCGCTGAG ATGTGTTTGGCCTCCGAGGCAGGGAAGATGGAGACACAGGACGATACCTGTGCCCCACACATCAAAACTGAGACGGTGGTCAAGGAGAACACTGGGGGCAACATCACCGattttcctctttcctctcccccgtCTTCCTCCGCTTCTTCCTCCTCCACGCCCACCAACGCCAGTCCCCCGCTGCTCAGCGGCCAAGCAGCCAGCgtcaaaaagaagaagaagaagaaagaagcTACTGCCAGAGAGCCACCCAAAGCGGTGGACAAAGACAAGATCCCTCGTCCGGGCTCGCCCAAAAAGACCCTCAAAAAGCGACCATCGTCTGAGTCTGAGTTGGAGAGCCTCCTCTACACTATCGAGGCCGTGGCTAAAGGGGCCTGGGGCGACGCCGAGGAGGATATACCCAAGAAGAAGGCTAGCACCACCGTCGTTACCATTCCAAGAGAGCCCAGCTCACCCAAAAAGAAGTCCAAAGCCAAGAGGCCCCTGAAGGCTAAGGAAGAGGATGAGATGGAGGAGGATGGAAGGCGCACAGAGGTGCCATCGATAGTGGAGACGGCAGCGAATCTAGCAAGCCCCAAGACAGAGGCTGGGGAGGCCAGCATCGGTAGCACCCCGGACCCCCTGGGCAGCACGGAGAAGCACAACGCCCCTCCCAGTCCCCCGCACATCAAGCACAAAGTCGAGGAGAAGCAGAGGGAAGCGGAGGCCAATGCTGAAGGGTGTGGCTCCAGGAAGTCTGAGAGAAGCTGCAAGGGGGCGCTGTACAAGACCCTGGTGTCGGAAGGGATGCTGACCTCACTGAGGGCCAACGTGGACAGAG GCAAAAGAGGCTCTTTTCGAAGTGGATCTGATGAAGGGGGCTGGACTGACGAGACCTGGGCTTTCTCACAGATGGGACCCACTAATCCCAAGAAGCTAAAGAAGTCAAAATCCAAAGACGAGACGGCGCCAGG TTTGGGGAAACTGGAGGAGGAGTTTGAGAAGAAGTTCAACAGCCTGCCGCAGTACAGCCCTCTGACGTTCGACAAGAAAAGCACCACCGTCACCAAGAAGAAGAAAACAGACGTTAGCACCGCACCGGAGGAACAACCCCCAAAACCTGCCAAGG GTCCATCTTCATCTCAGAAAAAGACTTTATTCCACAAGATTGTTAGCAAGTACAAGCAGAAAAAGGAGAAACCCAATACTGTGGACAAAG ACATAGCGATGCATAGTGACTCCCCCATGTCAGACTCGGCTGCCAAGGCCAAGCAGACCCCCGCCCCATGTGCCACCGCCACGCCTTCCCCAGAGGCCATGGGAACTAGCGCTAGCATGCCGGTGGGCAGCCAGAAGAGGAAGGCTAGGAAGAGCAAAATAACCCACCTGGTGCGCTCGGCCGACGGCAGGGTGTCCCCAGCAGAGG AGGACAAAGTCAGGGACCTGACCCCGGAGCAGGACGACAAGCCATTACCCCGAGAGACTTTATGCAACGAAACAGAGTGCTACAGTGCACCCAAGCAGGAGGAAGCAGATAGAAGCAGTGCACCCGAAGTCCTGCCCGCCTTCTTTAGCCTGTCTGCCCTTGCCGAGGTGGCAGCCATGGAGAATATTCACAG AGGCCAGCGTGTGATTGGCGACAGCCAGAAGGAAATGGCCCAGACCCCTGTCCTCATCTCCTGCGCTGACCAATGA